In Leptolyngbya sp. 'hensonii', the following proteins share a genomic window:
- a CDS encoding DUF6737 family protein, which translates to MSEPEPLPQPIVNPWTLKPWWCQPWSILLTGIGLIVGSWFLLKILWVTILVAIPLLAWMGFFLLLWPNLVMQSLIDQEFEAPKQ; encoded by the coding sequence ATGTCTGAACCCGAACCTTTACCTCAACCGATCGTCAATCCATGGACACTCAAACCCTGGTGGTGCCAGCCCTGGTCTATCCTCCTGACGGGGATAGGGCTGATCGTCGGGAGCTGGTTCCTCCTGAAAATCCTTTGGGTCACAATCCTGGTGGCGATTCCACTGCTGGCCTGGATGGGCTTCTTCCTCCTCCTCTGGCCAAATCTGGTGATGCAGAGTCTGATAGATCAGGAGTTTGAAGCACCAAAGCAGTGA
- a CDS encoding four-carbon acid sugar kinase family protein produces MTSRPKIIVLDDDPTGSQTVHSCLLLTRWDEATLRIGLRDDSPIFFVLTNTRALTPEQAAVVTQEVCHNLKVTIAAEGIQDFLVVSRSDSTLRGHYPIETDVIAQELGSFDAHFLVPAFFEGGRITRDSVHYLIINGVPTPVHETEFARDSVFAYHHSYLPDYVAEKTQGRIPADQVERFLLTDIRAGSLERLLQLQGNRCGVVDGETQADLNRFAQDILTAASQGKRFLFRSAASILTALAALPPQPVAAEAMARYVRGGKPGAVLVGSHVRKTTEQLEQLLQEPGTVGVTVEVSQLLTGDDRRSQLLAEILDQVHTVHQAGNTPVIYTSREELQFDDSQTRLNFGISVSALLMDVVQGLPSEIGFLISKGGITSNDVLSTGLNLPTVRLLGQILAGCSVVRTPGDHPQFPDLPVVLFPGNVGDRDALATIYRRLR; encoded by the coding sequence ATGACCTCCAGGCCCAAGATTATTGTGCTCGATGATGACCCGACCGGCTCCCAGACGGTTCACAGTTGCCTGCTCCTGACTCGCTGGGATGAAGCCACCCTGCGGATTGGGCTCAGGGATGATTCCCCGATCTTCTTTGTGCTGACCAACACCAGAGCCCTGACACCGGAACAGGCCGCTGTTGTGACTCAGGAGGTTTGCCACAACCTGAAAGTCACGATCGCCGCTGAGGGTATCCAGGATTTTCTGGTGGTGAGTCGATCGGACTCCACCTTGCGGGGCCATTATCCGATCGAAACCGATGTCATCGCCCAGGAACTCGGTTCCTTTGATGCCCACTTTCTCGTGCCCGCTTTCTTTGAAGGGGGACGAATCACTCGCGATAGCGTGCATTACCTGATCATCAATGGGGTGCCCACCCCTGTCCATGAAACGGAATTTGCCCGTGATTCGGTTTTTGCCTATCATCACAGCTATTTGCCCGATTACGTGGCTGAAAAAACCCAGGGGAGAATTCCGGCGGATCAGGTGGAACGGTTTCTGTTAACCGATATTCGGGCTGGCAGTCTGGAGCGATTGCTACAGCTTCAGGGGAATCGCTGTGGGGTGGTGGATGGAGAAACTCAGGCCGATTTGAATCGTTTTGCCCAGGATATTCTGACGGCAGCCTCCCAGGGTAAACGCTTTCTCTTCCGCAGTGCGGCCAGTATTCTGACGGCTCTGGCTGCCCTGCCCCCCCAGCCCGTCGCTGCCGAGGCCATGGCCCGGTACGTCCGGGGAGGAAAGCCGGGAGCGGTACTGGTGGGATCCCATGTGAGGAAGACGACGGAACAACTGGAACAGCTTCTGCAGGAGCCGGGAACAGTGGGGGTGACGGTGGAAGTGTCACAATTGCTGACAGGGGACGATCGGCGCTCCCAGCTTTTGGCCGAAATTCTGGACCAAGTCCACACTGTTCATCAAGCCGGAAATACCCCGGTCATCTACACCAGTCGTGAGGAGTTACAGTTTGATGACAGTCAAACTCGCCTAAATTTTGGGATTTCGGTGTCGGCTCTGTTGATGGATGTGGTACAGGGGTTGCCATCGGAGATTGGGTTTCTGATCAGTAAGGGGGGGATCACCTCGAATGATGTGCTGAGTACGGGGCTTAATCTGCCGACCGTGCGGCTGTTGGGGCAGATTCTGGCCGGGTGTTCGGTCGTGCGGACACCTGGGGATCATCCCCAGTTCCCTGATTTGCCGGTGGTGCTGTTTCCTGGAAATGTGGGCGATCGAGATGCCCTGGCGACCATTTATCGACGATTGAGGTGA